One window from the genome of Cucumis melo cultivar AY chromosome 12, USDA_Cmelo_AY_1.0, whole genome shotgun sequence encodes:
- the EIF4E gene encoding eukaryotic translation initiation factor 4E-1, with product MVVEDSMKATSAEDLSNSIANQNPRGRGGDEDEELEEGEIVGDDDLDSSNLSASLVHQPHPLEHSWTFWFDNPSAKSKQATWGASIRPIYTFSTVEEFWSVYNNIHHPSKLAMRADLYCFKHKIEPKWEDPVCANGGKWTVNFPRGKSDNGWLYTLLAMIGEQFDCGDEICGAVVNVRSGQDKISIWTKNASNEAAQASIGKQWKEFLDYNESIGFIFHDDAKKFDRHAKNKYMV from the exons ATGGTAGTTGAAGATTCGATGAAAGCTACATCGGCGGAAGATCTTTCTAATTCCATTGCTAATCAAAACCCTAGAGGACGTGGCGGTGACGAAGATGAGGAACTTGAGGAAGGTGAGATCGTCGGCGACGACGACCTCGACTCCTCCAATTTGTCCGCGTCCCTAGTGCATCAGCCTCACCCTCTGGAGCACTCTTGGACCTTTTGGTTCGATAACCCATCTGCCAAATCCAAGCAAGCCACCTGGGGTGCGTCTATTCGACCGATCTATACCTTCTCTACCGTCGAGGAGTTCTGGAG TGTTTACAACAACATTCATCATCCAAGCAAATTGGCGATGAGGGCAGATTTGTACTGCTTCAAACATAAAATTGAGCCTAAATGGGAAGATCCCGTTTGTGCTAATGGAGGGAAATGGACTGTGAACTTTCCAAGGGGAAAATCTGATAATGGCTGGTTGTACACG CTGCTTGCTATGATCGGAGAACAGTTTGACTGTGGTGATGAAATTTGTGGAGCAGTTGTTAATGTTAGGTCTGGGCAGGATAAAATATCAATTTGGACGAAGAATGCTTCCAATGAAGCTGCGCAG GCGAGCATTGGAAAACAGTGGAAGGAGTTTCTTGATTACAATGAGAGCATTGGCTTTATATTCCAC GATGACGCAAAGAAATTCGATAGACATGCGAAGAATAAATATATGGTGTGA
- the LOC103487272 gene encoding exonuclease 1 has translation MGIQGLLPLLKSIMLPIHIKDLEGSSVAIDTYSWLHKGAFCCSKELCNGLPTSKHVDYCMHRINLLRHYGVKPVLVFDGGLLPMKSEQEIKRARTRKENLARATEHEMNGNSAAAYECYQKAVDITPSIAHELIQVLKRENVSYVVAPYEADAQMTFLAISNQVDAVLTEDSDLIPFGCPRIIFKMDKFGQGVEFRYDMLQKNKDLNLSGFTKQMILEMCILSGCDYLPSLPGMGLKRAHALVKKFLSYEKVIRHLRYSTVSVPHLYEESFKKAILTFQHQRVYDPITEDIVHLSQISDHIEDDLDFLGPSIPQHIAKGIAEGDIDPCTNLPFQEQDTNTEVVHERPYKLKEFNAGSIKKKLDLPVQKNVLTKYFCFASLEAKRKFRAPKQSANQPSFRDDFSISAEEPVGPEDSCPPASIHQCENVEGFLSTYPVRNDNADGFPLSDSCNRSKDMVNNKTREAEHILLQQHTQSIHKPCATLHKKPDCEKFPDTAGEKVRKDNKRVIVRSSYFKHKPESNDEHEKNQKLSEQKNAAVAMHEITTPEVTSFISNSCDSTINKRKASPNESIQMDNVKTKHLCKDTLQPDCDETVPETITEEAKFGSNISHLSHYSDIAEKSMERFVSVISSFRFSSGSRASGLRAPLRDVQNSKTNRSTAAMDFSQFAYVPNKHRDPLPFRKGRR, from the exons ATGGGGATTCAGGGGCTGTTGCCGCTTCTGAAATCAATAATGTTGCCGATCCATATCAAGGATTTGGAGGGTTCTTCTGTGGCCATCGATACCTATTCTTGGCTCCATAAAGGGGCTTTCTGCTGCAGCAAAGAGCTCTGCAATGGTCTTCCCACCTCCAA GCACGTTGATTATTGTATGCATAGAATCAATTTACTTCGGCACTATGGAGTGAAACCTGTTCTTGTCTTTGATGGAGGTCTTCTTCCAATGAAGAGTGAGCAAGAAATCAAACGTGCGAG GACGAGAAAAGAAAATCTTGCTCGTGCAACAGAACATGAGATGAATGGAAATTCTGCTGCTGCCTATGAGTGTTATCAGAAGGCTGTTGATATAACGCCATCGATCGCCCATGAACTAATTCAA GTGTTAAAACGAGAGAATGTATCGTATGTTGTGGCACCTTATGAGGCAGATGCTCAGATGACCTTTTTGGCCATCAGCAATCAGGTTGATGCTGTTCTTACCGAGGATTCTGATCTAATACCGTTTGGCTGTCCAAGG ATTATCTTTAAAATGGACAAATTTGGACAAGGAGTTGAGTTTCGATATGACATGTTACAAAAGAACAAGGACTTGAATCTTTCTGGATTTACCAAACAGATGATTCTTGAGATGTGCATTTTGAGTGGTTGTGATTATTTGCCGTCATTGCCAGGAATGGGACTTAAAAGGGCCCATGCACTTGTCAAAAAATTTTTAAGTTATGAAAAG GTGATTAGACACTTAAGGTACAGCACAGTTTCAGTTCCTCACCTGTATGAAGAATCATTCAAGAAAGCGATATTGACTTTTCAGCATCAACGGGTTTACGACCCTATCACTGAAGATATCGTACATCTATCTCAAATATCCGACCATATAGAAGATGACTTGGATTTCTTGGGCC CATCGATACCGCAACATATAGCTAAAGGTATAGCAGAAGGTGATATCGATCCGTGTACGAATTTACCATTCCAG GAGCAGGATACAAACACCGAAGTCGTGCATGAAAGACCTTAcaaattaaaagaatttaatGCTGGAAGTATAAAGAAAAAGTTGGATTTACCTGTACAGAAGAATGTCCTTACGAAATACTTTT GTTTTGCTTCTCTCGAGGCGAAGAGAAAATTTAGGGCGCCGAAACAATCAGCTAATCAACCAAGCTTCAGGGATGACTTCTCAATTAGTGCCGAAGAGCCTGTTGGTCCTGAAGATAGTTGCCCTCCAGCTTCTATCCATCAATGTGAAAATGTAGAGGGCTTTCTATCTACTTATCCT GTAAGAAATGATAATGCAGATGGATTTCCTCTTTCTGACTCTTGCAACCGGAGTAAGG ATATGGTCAATAATAAGACGAGAGAAGCGGAGCATATTTTGCTACAGCAACACACCCAATCAATACATAAGCCTTGTGCAACTCTGCATAAGAAACCCGATTGTGAGAAGTTTCCTGATACAGCTGGAGAAAAAGTGAGGAAAGACAACAAAAGGGTCATTGTAAGGAGTTCTTACTTCAAGCATAAGCCAGAAAGCAATGATGAACatgaaaaaaaccaaaaactttCTGAGCAGAAAAATGCAGCTGTAGCTATGCATGAGATAACCACTCCCGAGGTTACCTCTTTTATTAGCAATTCTTGTGACAGTACAATTAATAAAAGGAAAGCCTCTCCAAATGAAAGCATTCAAATG GACAATGTGAAAACTAAGCATTTGTGCAAGGATACATTGCAGCCCGATTGTG ATGAAACAGTACCGGAGACAATAACTGAAGAAGCGAAATTTGGATCCAACATTTCTCATTTAAGTCATTACTCAGACATAGCAGAGAAATCAATGGAACGATTTGTTTCAGTAATATCATCGTTTCGATTCTCTTCGGGGTCTCGAGCAAGTGGTCTTCGAGCCCCTTTGAGAGATGTTCAGAACAGCAAAACCAATAG GTCTACTGCTGCAATGGACTTCAGCCAATTTGCTTACGTACCAAATAAGCACAGGGATCCCTTGCCATTCCGAAAAGGAAGACGATGA
- the LOC103487260 gene encoding uncharacterized protein LOC103487260, translated as MAEEFQESEVIFSDLRDHTRYLRRDDDDFFNFNSRRGIILAPPRTKYHHRTTMRDGCVRLSKKEIARSLPVRIPERSFHRTAEEDDDMDEEEIIPPHLVTERRVARKMAFSVCTGNGRTLKGRDLSRVRNSILRMTGFLET; from the coding sequence ATGGCCGAAGAATTTCAAGAATCCGAAGTTATTTTCTCCGATCTTCGCGATCACACCCGTTACCTCCGCCGTGACGACGACGATTTCTTCAATTTCAACTCCCGCCGTGGAATAATCCTTGCGCCACCGCGAACTAAGTATCATCACCGAACAACCATGCGCGACGGCTGCGTCCGCCTCTCGAAGAAGGAAATCGCCAGGTCGCTTCCGGTAAGAATTCCGGAAAGAAGCTTCCACAGGACGGCGGAGGAAGACGACGACATGGACGAAGAGGAAATAATTCCACCGCACTTAGTAACGGAGCGACGAGTTGCCAGAAAAATGGCGTTCTCCGTTTGTACCGGCAATGGACGGACGCTGAAGGGACGAGATTTGAGCCGAGTAAGGAATTCGATTCTTCGGATGACTGGATTCTTAGAAACGTAA
- the LOC103487251 gene encoding probable carboxylesterase 18, whose product MTVNRSLISLFESKVSSSSPRDGVFTCDTVIDPSRNLWFRLFVPSSTPHDLSIPLLIYFHGGGFVFFSPDFLSFDTLCRKLARELQAIVVSVNYRLSPEHRYPSQYEDGFDALKFIDDLDSSAFPKKSDFGRCFIAGDSAGGNIAHHVVVRSSDYNFKKVKIRGLIAIQPFFGGEERTESEIRFGRSPTLNLERADWYWKAFLPDGANRNHGAAHVFGEDGVNISAVKFPATLVIVGGSDQLRDWDRKYYEWLKKAGKEVELVEYPKAIHGFYVISELPETWLLIEEAKNFIEKVRSSVNHEWNGIEDDDRSHQM is encoded by the coding sequence ATGACCGTCAATCGCTCTCTCATCTCCCTCTTCGAGTCCAAAGTCTCCTCCTCCTCCCCTCGCGACGGCGTTTTCACTTGCGACACCGTCATCGATCCCTCTCGCAACCTCTGGTTCCGCCTCTTTGTCCCTTCCTCCACTCCCCACGACCTCTCCATCCCCCTCCTCATCTACTTTCACGGCGGCGGATTCGTCTTCTTTTCCCCTGATTTCCTCTCCTTCGATACTCTCTGTCGCAAACTCGCTCGCGAACTCCAAGCCATCGTTGTATCTGTCAATTACCGCCTCTCTCCCGAGCACCGATATCCTTCTCAGTACGAAGACGGATTCGACGCTTTGAAGTTCATCGACGATTTGGATTCTAGTGCGTTTCCGAAGAAATCTGATTTCGGCCGCTGTTTTATCGCTGGAGATAGTGCCGGCGGAAACATAGCGCACCATGTCGTTGTCAGATCTAGCGATTATAACTTCAAGAAGGTGAAGATCAGAGGTTTAATTGCGATTCAACCGTTCTTCGGTGGAGAGGAGCGGACAGAATCAGAAATCCGATTCGGACGATCGCCGACTTTGAATTTGGAGCGGGCGGATTGGTACTGGAAAGCGTTTTTGCCTGATGGAGCGAACCGAAACCATGGGGCGGCGCACGTGTTTGGAGAGGACGGCGTAAACATTTCGGCGGTGAAATTTCCGGCGACGCTTGTGATCGTGGGAGGATCAGATCAGTTGCGAGATTGGGATAGGAAGTATTACGAGTGGTTGAAGAAGGCCGGAAAAGAAGTGGAGTTGGTGGAATATCCGAAGGCGATTCATGGATTTTATGTCATCTCTGAACTGCCGGAAACTTGGTTGCTGATTGAAGAAGCTAAGAATTTCATTGAGAAAGTAAGGAGCAGTGTAAATCATGAATGGAATGGAATTGAAGATGATGATAGATCCCATCAAATGTGA